The Mytilus galloprovincialis chromosome 7, xbMytGall1.hap1.1, whole genome shotgun sequence genome has a window encoding:
- the LOC143082394 gene encoding uncharacterized protein LOC143082394 isoform X1, whose amino-acid sequence MSDRRPARARKAVDYAKFAGPDDFDDDFADLTPPPSKRAKTSSSKDLQKKATTNTDKKKPTKSRTPLAEKVYERELQAALELSLIASQSSTCDDDEDFKPKTNKKSNVIKPEKEKINKTPVTSTPYEDLNDVICTVEVNKDKNINSIDKLDNSSEKTEIVHVEHNVENHQILQEVQRNKSDGNDSDAIIVLEDEEELGKGGRKKSATKAKVIYDESEDNDSEFSADEDPSDDDYDEDNDSDFDCGSKKKKKEVNKKAVTPKPTKQTKTNVATKTAAASKPGNGSKTKTSVSVVSSKGPAITARPTVKSPVSRSAMSSPIVRTVPKWNPPGSVESVKSPGGSVSLQSPSSGGMRVGLSRNQRVKSLHPGLTLKTT is encoded by the exons ATGTCAGATAGAAGACCTGCGAG agccAGAAAAGCTGTTGATTATGCAAAGTTTGCAGGACCTGATGACTTTGATG ATGACTTTGCTGATCTAACTCCACCTCCAAGTAAAAGAGCAAAAACTTCTTCAAGTAAAGACCTCCAGAAAAAAGCTACCACAAACACAGacaaaaagaaaccaacaaaAAG tAGAACACCTTTAGCAGAGAAAGTTTATGAAAGAGAACTTCAGGCAGCATTAGAACTCTCTTTGATAGCATCTCAAAGTTCTACCTGTGACGACGATGAAGATTTTAAACCtaaaactaataaaaagtcaAATGTGATAAAACCAGAAAAGGAGAAAATCAATAAAACACCAGTGACTTCAACTCCTTATGAAGATTTAAATGATGTGATATGTACAGTAGAAGTcaataaagacaaaaatataaactCTATTGATAAACTGGACAATAGTTCAGAAAAGACTGAAATAGTGCATGTAGAACACAATGtggaaaatcatcaaattttacaAGAAGTTCAAAGAAATAAATCAG ATGGTAATGATAGTGATGCTATAATTGTATTAGAAGACGAGGAAGAACTAGGAAAGGGTGGAAGGAAGAAATCAGCAACAAAAGCCAAGGTTATTTATGATGAGAGCGAGGATAATG ACAGTGAGTTTTCTGCTGATGAGGATCCTAGTGATGATGATTATGATGAAGACAATGATAGTGACTTTGATTGTGGtagtaaaaagaagaaaaaggagGTTAACAAAAAGGCTGTCACACCTAAACCtacaaaacaaactaaaactaatg TTGCCACAAAGACTGCTGCAGCATCCAAGCCAGGAAATGGTTCTAAAACAAAGACCAGTGTGTCTGTTGTATCCTCTAAAGGTCCAGCCATTACAGCTAGACCGACAGTGAAAAGTCCAGTCAGTAGATCAGCAATGTCAAGTCCAATTGTTAGAACTGTACCTAAATGGAATCCTCCAG gttCAGTAGAAAGTGTAAAGTCACCAGGAGGAAGTGTATCTTTACAATCTCCATCTTCAGGAGGTATGAGAGTTGGACTATCTAGAAACCAGAGAGTCAAATCACTACATCCTGGACTCACACTCAAAACGACTtaa
- the LOC143082394 gene encoding uncharacterized protein LOC143082394 isoform X2 codes for MSDRRPARARKAVDYAKFAGPDDFDDDFADLTPPPSKRAKTSSSKDLQKKATTNTDKKKPTKRTPLAEKVYERELQAALELSLIASQSSTCDDDEDFKPKTNKKSNVIKPEKEKINKTPVTSTPYEDLNDVICTVEVNKDKNINSIDKLDNSSEKTEIVHVEHNVENHQILQEVQRNKSDGNDSDAIIVLEDEEELGKGGRKKSATKAKVIYDESEDNDSEFSADEDPSDDDYDEDNDSDFDCGSKKKKKEVNKKAVTPKPTKQTKTNVATKTAAASKPGNGSKTKTSVSVVSSKGPAITARPTVKSPVSRSAMSSPIVRTVPKWNPPGSVESVKSPGGSVSLQSPSSGGMRVGLSRNQRVKSLHPGLTLKTT; via the exons ATGTCAGATAGAAGACCTGCGAG agccAGAAAAGCTGTTGATTATGCAAAGTTTGCAGGACCTGATGACTTTGATG ATGACTTTGCTGATCTAACTCCACCTCCAAGTAAAAGAGCAAAAACTTCTTCAAGTAAAGACCTCCAGAAAAAAGCTACCACAAACACAGacaaaaagaaaccaacaaaAAG AACACCTTTAGCAGAGAAAGTTTATGAAAGAGAACTTCAGGCAGCATTAGAACTCTCTTTGATAGCATCTCAAAGTTCTACCTGTGACGACGATGAAGATTTTAAACCtaaaactaataaaaagtcaAATGTGATAAAACCAGAAAAGGAGAAAATCAATAAAACACCAGTGACTTCAACTCCTTATGAAGATTTAAATGATGTGATATGTACAGTAGAAGTcaataaagacaaaaatataaactCTATTGATAAACTGGACAATAGTTCAGAAAAGACTGAAATAGTGCATGTAGAACACAATGtggaaaatcatcaaattttacaAGAAGTTCAAAGAAATAAATCAG ATGGTAATGATAGTGATGCTATAATTGTATTAGAAGACGAGGAAGAACTAGGAAAGGGTGGAAGGAAGAAATCAGCAACAAAAGCCAAGGTTATTTATGATGAGAGCGAGGATAATG ACAGTGAGTTTTCTGCTGATGAGGATCCTAGTGATGATGATTATGATGAAGACAATGATAGTGACTTTGATTGTGGtagtaaaaagaagaaaaaggagGTTAACAAAAAGGCTGTCACACCTAAACCtacaaaacaaactaaaactaatg TTGCCACAAAGACTGCTGCAGCATCCAAGCCAGGAAATGGTTCTAAAACAAAGACCAGTGTGTCTGTTGTATCCTCTAAAGGTCCAGCCATTACAGCTAGACCGACAGTGAAAAGTCCAGTCAGTAGATCAGCAATGTCAAGTCCAATTGTTAGAACTGTACCTAAATGGAATCCTCCAG gttCAGTAGAAAGTGTAAAGTCACCAGGAGGAAGTGTATCTTTACAATCTCCATCTTCAGGAGGTATGAGAGTTGGACTATCTAGAAACCAGAGAGTCAAATCACTACATCCTGGACTCACACTCAAAACGACTtaa
- the LOC143082395 gene encoding solute carrier family 45 member 3-like isoform X2 produces the protein MYLKMDNDSGRNLKLRCSHSASNIQSVASTNMDDNSCESKELIPNIEVTQHLQSIMPPEGTTGTPEPKRSLTLMQMILLNAIVCGVEVCACAGFTYIPPMLLKAGYTEENMSIILGMGPFLGLIVVPIIGKESDRCKSRFGRRRPFIAGLSLVLLFSLLFIPYGDVIFIKLLGDTSFSKTMCLVGLTVGVILLDFTSQACLTPCEALLSDASQGTQQHEQIFTIYSQMVSCGGFLGYLVTAIDWNSMSIGHFFGSQEKTVFSVLTVLFLLLFTATIIVAKEEPLSERVSSHLDLQQLEADIPEFKVPGSTLESGYESSINSDEENYYPGQLVRRQKRVKSFSKSSKKTRNYFTLLLNLCLYPLIFVLKRIKVLTVLQTLCKAVGGIIYEKLPETVKNLINIPYVLKVLALANFCSWTALMGFNLFFTDFVGQAIYGGNPNAPENSVLRNLYDEGVRMASWGLLFHCITSAIYAFLVERLVNKFGTRWTYFFGMFSFSIAMFCMVTWRNIYIVNLMAAFTGFAYATLTTIPFILVTTYHTDKQVFFFDVNSNGPSRGVGGDMGTLDTAYFLSQVVLSGLMGYIVHMTGTVLSYMVTAGVMGILSCICVQRIISSKHDLHHVLPKPREKMRILNI, from the exons atgtatttgaaaatgGATAATGATAGTGGACGAAACCTGAAACTGAG atGCAGCCATTCAGCAAGTAATATTCAGTCTGTGGCCTCCACCAACATGGATGACAATTCATGTGAATCCAAGGAGCTCATTCCTAATATAGAGGTCACACAACATCTTCAAAGCATCATGCCACCAGAGGGCACTACAGGAACCCCAGAACCTAAACGTTCTTTGACTTTAATGCAGATGATCCTGCTGAATGCCATTGTTTGTGGAGTAGAAGTTTGTGCGTGTGCAGGTTTTACCTATATTCCACCAATGTTATTAAAGGCTGGATACACTGAGGAAAACATGAGTATAATACTTGGTATGGGGCCGTTCTTAGGACTCATTGTCGTGCCGATTATTGGTAAAGAAAGCGACCGTTGTAAGAGTCGATTTGGTCGCAGGCGACCATTTATAGCTGGGCTATCActtgttttattattttccttGTTGTTTATTCCATATGGagatgttatatttataaaactattaGGAGACACATCCTTTAGTAAAACAATGTGTCTTGTAGGTTTAACTGTTGGTGTGATACTGTTAGATTTTACTAGTCAGGCATGTTTGACGCCATGTGAAGCTCTTCTGTCTGATGCATCACAAGGTACCCAACAACACGAACAAATATTTACCATATACTCACAAATGGTCAGCTGTGGTGGTTTCCTAGGTTACCTAGTTACAGCAATAGACTGGAATTCAATGAGTATAGGTCACTTTTTTGGCAGCCAAGAAAAAACTGTGTTTTCAGtgttaactgttttatttttacttttgttcACAGCCACTATAATTGTTGCAAAAGAAGAGCCTCTTAGTGAAAGAGTATCAAGTCATCTTGATTTACAACAACTTGAAGCAGATATCCCAGAATTCAAAGTTCCAGGAAGTACATTAGAATCTGGTTATGAATCTAGCATCAATTCTGATGAAGAAAATTATTACCCAGGACAATTAGTTAGAAGACAAAAACGTGTTAAAAGTTTCTCAAAATCAAgcaaaaaaacaagaaactattTCACATTACTTTTAAATCTTTGTTTATATCCATTAATATTTGTACTTAAACGTATCAAAGTTTTAACAGTATTACAGACACTTTGTAAAGCAGTTGGTGGAATTATTTATGAGAAACTTCCAGAAACtgtgaaaaatttaataaatattccatatgttttaaaagttttagcACTAGCAAATTTTTGCAGTTGGACAGCACTAATgggatttaatttattttttactgattttGTTGGACAAGCCATATATGGTGGCAATCCCAATGCTCCTGAAAACTCTGTTCTACGTAATCTTTATGATGAAGGAGTTAGAATGGCAAGTTGGggattattatttcattgtattacatCAGCTATTTATGCATTCTTAGTGGAAAGACTTGTGAATAAGTTTGGAACAAGATGGACATACTTCTTTggaatgttttcattttcaatagCCATGTTTTGTATGGTGACTTGGAGAAATATCTACATTGTGAATTTAATGGCAGCATTTACAGGATTTGCCTATGCAACATTGACAACCATTCCATTTATATTGGTTACAACCTATCATACAGACAAACAG GTTTTCTTCTTTGATGTCAACAGTAATGGACCTAGTCGTGGAGTAGGAGGGGATATGGGTACATTAGATACTGCCTACTTCCTGTCACAAGTTGTTCTGTCGGGCCTGATGGGATACATTGTCCACATGACCGGAACAGTATTGTCATACATGGTCACTGCTGGCGTCATGGGTATTCTGAGTTGTATATGTGTACAAAGAATTATATCTAGCAAGCATGACCTACACCATGTTTTACCAAAGCCGAGAGAGAAAATGAGAATATTGAACATCTAA
- the LOC143082395 gene encoding solute carrier family 45 member 3-like isoform X1, whose translation MDIEFMDSSDLLKSIDNTNVLSGLQKTIDIENIHNHGNLERCSHSASNIQSVASTNMDDNSCESKELIPNIEVTQHLQSIMPPEGTTGTPEPKRSLTLMQMILLNAIVCGVEVCACAGFTYIPPMLLKAGYTEENMSIILGMGPFLGLIVVPIIGKESDRCKSRFGRRRPFIAGLSLVLLFSLLFIPYGDVIFIKLLGDTSFSKTMCLVGLTVGVILLDFTSQACLTPCEALLSDASQGTQQHEQIFTIYSQMVSCGGFLGYLVTAIDWNSMSIGHFFGSQEKTVFSVLTVLFLLLFTATIIVAKEEPLSERVSSHLDLQQLEADIPEFKVPGSTLESGYESSINSDEENYYPGQLVRRQKRVKSFSKSSKKTRNYFTLLLNLCLYPLIFVLKRIKVLTVLQTLCKAVGGIIYEKLPETVKNLINIPYVLKVLALANFCSWTALMGFNLFFTDFVGQAIYGGNPNAPENSVLRNLYDEGVRMASWGLLFHCITSAIYAFLVERLVNKFGTRWTYFFGMFSFSIAMFCMVTWRNIYIVNLMAAFTGFAYATLTTIPFILVTTYHTDKQVFFFDVNSNGPSRGVGGDMGTLDTAYFLSQVVLSGLMGYIVHMTGTVLSYMVTAGVMGILSCICVQRIISSKHDLHHVLPKPREKMRILNI comes from the exons ATGGATATAGAGTTCATGGATTCGTCAGATCTCCTGAAGAGCATAGACAATACAAATGTGCTGTCAGGTCTTCAGAAAACcatagatattgaaaatattcatAATCATGGAAATTTAGAAAG atGCAGCCATTCAGCAAGTAATATTCAGTCTGTGGCCTCCACCAACATGGATGACAATTCATGTGAATCCAAGGAGCTCATTCCTAATATAGAGGTCACACAACATCTTCAAAGCATCATGCCACCAGAGGGCACTACAGGAACCCCAGAACCTAAACGTTCTTTGACTTTAATGCAGATGATCCTGCTGAATGCCATTGTTTGTGGAGTAGAAGTTTGTGCGTGTGCAGGTTTTACCTATATTCCACCAATGTTATTAAAGGCTGGATACACTGAGGAAAACATGAGTATAATACTTGGTATGGGGCCGTTCTTAGGACTCATTGTCGTGCCGATTATTGGTAAAGAAAGCGACCGTTGTAAGAGTCGATTTGGTCGCAGGCGACCATTTATAGCTGGGCTATCActtgttttattattttccttGTTGTTTATTCCATATGGagatgttatatttataaaactattaGGAGACACATCCTTTAGTAAAACAATGTGTCTTGTAGGTTTAACTGTTGGTGTGATACTGTTAGATTTTACTAGTCAGGCATGTTTGACGCCATGTGAAGCTCTTCTGTCTGATGCATCACAAGGTACCCAACAACACGAACAAATATTTACCATATACTCACAAATGGTCAGCTGTGGTGGTTTCCTAGGTTACCTAGTTACAGCAATAGACTGGAATTCAATGAGTATAGGTCACTTTTTTGGCAGCCAAGAAAAAACTGTGTTTTCAGtgttaactgttttatttttacttttgttcACAGCCACTATAATTGTTGCAAAAGAAGAGCCTCTTAGTGAAAGAGTATCAAGTCATCTTGATTTACAACAACTTGAAGCAGATATCCCAGAATTCAAAGTTCCAGGAAGTACATTAGAATCTGGTTATGAATCTAGCATCAATTCTGATGAAGAAAATTATTACCCAGGACAATTAGTTAGAAGACAAAAACGTGTTAAAAGTTTCTCAAAATCAAgcaaaaaaacaagaaactattTCACATTACTTTTAAATCTTTGTTTATATCCATTAATATTTGTACTTAAACGTATCAAAGTTTTAACAGTATTACAGACACTTTGTAAAGCAGTTGGTGGAATTATTTATGAGAAACTTCCAGAAACtgtgaaaaatttaataaatattccatatgttttaaaagttttagcACTAGCAAATTTTTGCAGTTGGACAGCACTAATgggatttaatttattttttactgattttGTTGGACAAGCCATATATGGTGGCAATCCCAATGCTCCTGAAAACTCTGTTCTACGTAATCTTTATGATGAAGGAGTTAGAATGGCAAGTTGGggattattatttcattgtattacatCAGCTATTTATGCATTCTTAGTGGAAAGACTTGTGAATAAGTTTGGAACAAGATGGACATACTTCTTTggaatgttttcattttcaatagCCATGTTTTGTATGGTGACTTGGAGAAATATCTACATTGTGAATTTAATGGCAGCATTTACAGGATTTGCCTATGCAACATTGACAACCATTCCATTTATATTGGTTACAACCTATCATACAGACAAACAG GTTTTCTTCTTTGATGTCAACAGTAATGGACCTAGTCGTGGAGTAGGAGGGGATATGGGTACATTAGATACTGCCTACTTCCTGTCACAAGTTGTTCTGTCGGGCCTGATGGGATACATTGTCCACATGACCGGAACAGTATTGTCATACATGGTCACTGCTGGCGTCATGGGTATTCTGAGTTGTATATGTGTACAAAGAATTATATCTAGCAAGCATGACCTACACCATGTTTTACCAAAGCCGAGAGAGAAAATGAGAATATTGAACATCTAA
- the LOC143082395 gene encoding solute carrier family 45 member 3-like isoform X3 encodes MDDNSCESKELIPNIEVTQHLQSIMPPEGTTGTPEPKRSLTLMQMILLNAIVCGVEVCACAGFTYIPPMLLKAGYTEENMSIILGMGPFLGLIVVPIIGKESDRCKSRFGRRRPFIAGLSLVLLFSLLFIPYGDVIFIKLLGDTSFSKTMCLVGLTVGVILLDFTSQACLTPCEALLSDASQGTQQHEQIFTIYSQMVSCGGFLGYLVTAIDWNSMSIGHFFGSQEKTVFSVLTVLFLLLFTATIIVAKEEPLSERVSSHLDLQQLEADIPEFKVPGSTLESGYESSINSDEENYYPGQLVRRQKRVKSFSKSSKKTRNYFTLLLNLCLYPLIFVLKRIKVLTVLQTLCKAVGGIIYEKLPETVKNLINIPYVLKVLALANFCSWTALMGFNLFFTDFVGQAIYGGNPNAPENSVLRNLYDEGVRMASWGLLFHCITSAIYAFLVERLVNKFGTRWTYFFGMFSFSIAMFCMVTWRNIYIVNLMAAFTGFAYATLTTIPFILVTTYHTDKQVFFFDVNSNGPSRGVGGDMGTLDTAYFLSQVVLSGLMGYIVHMTGTVLSYMVTAGVMGILSCICVQRIISSKHDLHHVLPKPREKMRILNI; translated from the exons ATGGATGACAATTCATGTGAATCCAAGGAGCTCATTCCTAATATAGAGGTCACACAACATCTTCAAAGCATCATGCCACCAGAGGGCACTACAGGAACCCCAGAACCTAAACGTTCTTTGACTTTAATGCAGATGATCCTGCTGAATGCCATTGTTTGTGGAGTAGAAGTTTGTGCGTGTGCAGGTTTTACCTATATTCCACCAATGTTATTAAAGGCTGGATACACTGAGGAAAACATGAGTATAATACTTGGTATGGGGCCGTTCTTAGGACTCATTGTCGTGCCGATTATTGGTAAAGAAAGCGACCGTTGTAAGAGTCGATTTGGTCGCAGGCGACCATTTATAGCTGGGCTATCActtgttttattattttccttGTTGTTTATTCCATATGGagatgttatatttataaaactattaGGAGACACATCCTTTAGTAAAACAATGTGTCTTGTAGGTTTAACTGTTGGTGTGATACTGTTAGATTTTACTAGTCAGGCATGTTTGACGCCATGTGAAGCTCTTCTGTCTGATGCATCACAAGGTACCCAACAACACGAACAAATATTTACCATATACTCACAAATGGTCAGCTGTGGTGGTTTCCTAGGTTACCTAGTTACAGCAATAGACTGGAATTCAATGAGTATAGGTCACTTTTTTGGCAGCCAAGAAAAAACTGTGTTTTCAGtgttaactgttttatttttacttttgttcACAGCCACTATAATTGTTGCAAAAGAAGAGCCTCTTAGTGAAAGAGTATCAAGTCATCTTGATTTACAACAACTTGAAGCAGATATCCCAGAATTCAAAGTTCCAGGAAGTACATTAGAATCTGGTTATGAATCTAGCATCAATTCTGATGAAGAAAATTATTACCCAGGACAATTAGTTAGAAGACAAAAACGTGTTAAAAGTTTCTCAAAATCAAgcaaaaaaacaagaaactattTCACATTACTTTTAAATCTTTGTTTATATCCATTAATATTTGTACTTAAACGTATCAAAGTTTTAACAGTATTACAGACACTTTGTAAAGCAGTTGGTGGAATTATTTATGAGAAACTTCCAGAAACtgtgaaaaatttaataaatattccatatgttttaaaagttttagcACTAGCAAATTTTTGCAGTTGGACAGCACTAATgggatttaatttattttttactgattttGTTGGACAAGCCATATATGGTGGCAATCCCAATGCTCCTGAAAACTCTGTTCTACGTAATCTTTATGATGAAGGAGTTAGAATGGCAAGTTGGggattattatttcattgtattacatCAGCTATTTATGCATTCTTAGTGGAAAGACTTGTGAATAAGTTTGGAACAAGATGGACATACTTCTTTggaatgttttcattttcaatagCCATGTTTTGTATGGTGACTTGGAGAAATATCTACATTGTGAATTTAATGGCAGCATTTACAGGATTTGCCTATGCAACATTGACAACCATTCCATTTATATTGGTTACAACCTATCATACAGACAAACAG GTTTTCTTCTTTGATGTCAACAGTAATGGACCTAGTCGTGGAGTAGGAGGGGATATGGGTACATTAGATACTGCCTACTTCCTGTCACAAGTTGTTCTGTCGGGCCTGATGGGATACATTGTCCACATGACCGGAACAGTATTGTCATACATGGTCACTGCTGGCGTCATGGGTATTCTGAGTTGTATATGTGTACAAAGAATTATATCTAGCAAGCATGACCTACACCATGTTTTACCAAAGCCGAGAGAGAAAATGAGAATATTGAACATCTAA